The Gemmata palustris genome includes a region encoding these proteins:
- the aroC gene encoding chorismate synthase: MAGNTFGKLFRVTTSGVSHGPGYLCIIDGCPAGLELSVDDLLPDLLRRRPGQSKLTTQRDESDTPEIWSGVFGGKTDGTPIGILFRNADQRSGDYGDIKDKYRPGHADYTFDAKYGFRDYRGGGRSSARETVSRVAAGAVAKKILALSGIGVLGYVKQVGDVVADVPDPTTVTLEQIEATPVRCPIPDTAAKMIALIDSVRMDRDSIGGVCELVATGVPPGLGEPVFDKLKADLGKALLSLPAVLGFEYGAGFAVANMRGSANNDVFVPAEAHESPVAPDAADCNTAVWEPHHEARARTESNRHGGMLGGISSGMPIVCRVAVKPTSSIPRSQRTVTRAGEPTEILVKGRHDPCLLPRFVPMGEAMIALVLVDHLLRSRASRLPG; the protein is encoded by the coding sequence ATGGCAGGCAACACATTCGGTAAACTGTTTCGCGTCACCACGTCGGGCGTCAGTCACGGCCCCGGGTACCTGTGCATTATTGACGGCTGCCCGGCCGGGTTGGAGCTGTCGGTTGACGACCTCCTGCCCGATCTGCTCCGGCGCCGGCCGGGTCAGAGCAAGCTCACAACGCAGCGCGACGAATCTGACACCCCGGAAATCTGGTCCGGCGTGTTTGGAGGCAAAACGGACGGCACGCCGATCGGCATCCTGTTCCGCAACGCCGACCAGCGCAGCGGTGATTACGGCGATATCAAGGACAAGTACCGGCCGGGCCACGCGGACTACACGTTCGATGCGAAGTACGGGTTCCGCGACTACCGCGGCGGCGGGCGGTCGAGCGCGCGCGAAACGGTGAGTCGCGTTGCGGCCGGGGCGGTCGCGAAGAAGATACTCGCGCTCTCGGGTATTGGCGTGCTCGGATACGTAAAGCAGGTCGGCGACGTGGTCGCGGACGTTCCCGATCCCACTACGGTAACGTTGGAGCAGATCGAAGCGACGCCCGTCCGGTGCCCCATCCCCGACACCGCGGCGAAAATGATCGCGCTGATCGATTCTGTTCGCATGGACCGCGACTCCATCGGCGGTGTATGTGAACTCGTCGCCACCGGCGTTCCGCCGGGCCTGGGCGAACCGGTCTTCGACAAGCTGAAGGCGGATTTGGGCAAGGCGCTGCTCTCGCTCCCCGCGGTGCTCGGCTTCGAGTACGGGGCCGGCTTCGCGGTGGCGAACATGCGCGGCAGCGCGAACAACGACGTGTTCGTCCCCGCGGAGGCGCACGAATCGCCCGTTGCACCGGACGCGGCCGACTGTAACACCGCAGTCTGGGAACCGCACCACGAGGCCCGCGCCCGAACCGAATCGAACCGTCACGGCGGGATGCTCGGCGGGATCTCCAGCGGGATGCCGATCGTGTGTCGCGTCGCGGTGAAGCCCACGAGCAGCATTCCCCGCTCCCAGCGCACGGTGACACGGGCCGGGGAGCCGACCGAAATTCTCGTGAAGGGCCGGCACGATCCCTGCCTGCTCCCGCGCTTCGTGCCGATGGGCGAAGCGATGATCGCGCTCGTGTTGGTCGATCACCTCTTGCGGAGCCGCGCGAGCCGACTTCCCGGTTAG
- a CDS encoding TIGR03067 domain-containing protein, whose amino-acid sequence MQTISSILFFAATVIVATMTEPPTPDKPPTTPEKQTAASLEGGYTLVSGEKDGKPIPEAEIKGSIVKFTGDTVLGTDKDKKEFFSATYTLDTSKTPWVITMKSKEPKESTATGLIKKDGDTITLIYALPGGEMPKEFMTREKQHLFVLKNTDKGVKAPNKFTKE is encoded by the coding sequence ATGCAAACGATCAGCTCAATACTCTTTTTCGCCGCTACCGTCATCGTCGCCACCATGACGGAGCCACCCACTCCGGACAAGCCGCCGACAACTCCAGAGAAGCAAACTGCCGCTTCCCTGGAAGGCGGGTACACACTCGTCTCCGGTGAAAAAGACGGGAAACCGATTCCAGAAGCGGAGATTAAAGGGTCGATCGTCAAGTTCACCGGCGATACCGTTCTCGGTACCGACAAGGACAAGAAAGAGTTCTTCTCCGCGACCTACACACTTGACACGTCGAAGACCCCGTGGGTCATCACGATGAAGAGCAAGGAGCCCAAAGAATCGACCGCGACGGGGCTTATCAAGAAGGACGGCGACACGATTACGCTGATCTACGCGCTCCCGGGCGGCGAGATGCCAAAGGAGTTCATGACGCGGGAGAAACAGCACCTCTTCGTGCTGAAGAACACGGATAAGGGCGTGAAGGCGCCGAACAAGTTCACGAAAGAGTAA
- a CDS encoding TIGR03067 domain-containing protein, whose product MSMFVRAALVAVLSLNVHAVVISAENEKPKLDGQHQIVAGERNGQAVAEADFKGATFRFTGNKLTGSNKDGTEFLVAEFTLDSTKNPCVIVIKPTAGSDKDKEMHGLIERKDNTIRIIYTAPGGEKPTEFKTKTNQAMYTLKCEK is encoded by the coding sequence ATGTCGATGTTCGTGCGCGCCGCACTGGTTGCGGTCCTGTCTCTGAACGTTCACGCAGTGGTAATTTCGGCCGAAAACGAGAAACCGAAGTTGGACGGCCAGCACCAAATCGTCGCCGGGGAGCGGAACGGCCAGGCGGTTGCTGAAGCTGATTTCAAGGGCGCAACGTTCCGGTTCACGGGCAACAAACTCACCGGATCAAATAAGGACGGCACCGAGTTCCTGGTCGCCGAGTTCACACTGGACTCGACCAAAAATCCGTGTGTGATCGTTATCAAGCCGACCGCCGGCAGTGACAAGGACAAAGAAATGCACGGGCTGATCGAGCGGAAGGACAACACCATCCGCATCATCTACACCGCGCCGGGCGGCGAGAAGCCGACCGAGTTCAAGACGAAAACCAACCAGGCGATGTACACGCTGAAGTGCGAAAAGTAG
- a CDS encoding TIGR02996 domain-containing protein, whose amino-acid sequence MNEDGAFLAAIKADPSDDTTRLVFADWLDERGRRGGEFIRAECALAAEPSGSAKWHEALARYRRAGEGLSEEWRGAIGRYPLAHWLAASARSAWVRLENWCRQHYPALLEALAPGATGEEIEELERAIGQPLPPDVRESFAIHNGNNSFIFGCELQTTQGAAHDWQIWRDVAGHNEEFRDRHKSFPVGAVALDYTNAGWVPLTRDAGGNHIGVDLAPGPAGTVGQVIIFGRDEDQKCASASGWAEFLADYATFLESGAAGEFDPNSSDPLAWYSNALGDRHPHDVLRKWRMEGKWPWRAPEPGATAPTS is encoded by the coding sequence ATGAACGAAGATGGCGCGTTCTTGGCGGCGATCAAAGCGGACCCGAGCGACGACACCACGCGCCTCGTGTTCGCCGACTGGCTGGACGAGCGCGGGCGGCGCGGTGGCGAATTTATCCGCGCCGAGTGCGCTCTCGCGGCCGAACCCTCCGGCTCTGCCAAGTGGCACGAGGCGCTCGCTCGATACCGACGGGCCGGCGAGGGCTTATCCGAGGAGTGGCGCGGAGCCATTGGCCGATATCCCTTGGCGCACTGGCTGGCGGCGTCGGCCCGGAGCGCGTGGGTACGATTAGAAAACTGGTGCCGCCAACACTACCCCGCGCTACTCGAAGCCCTCGCACCCGGCGCCACGGGCGAAGAGATCGAGGAACTCGAACGAGCGATCGGGCAGCCACTCCCGCCGGACGTGCGGGAATCGTTCGCGATCCACAACGGAAACAACAGTTTCATCTTCGGGTGCGAGCTGCAAACCACTCAAGGCGCCGCCCACGACTGGCAAATATGGCGGGACGTTGCGGGTCACAATGAGGAGTTTCGGGACCGGCACAAGTCATTCCCGGTGGGGGCGGTCGCGCTCGATTACACGAATGCCGGTTGGGTTCCTCTAACCCGGGACGCGGGCGGCAACCACATCGGAGTTGATCTCGCGCCCGGCCCCGCGGGCACGGTTGGGCAGGTCATCATCTTCGGACGGGACGAGGACCAGAAATGTGCATCGGCCTCCGGGTGGGCAGAGTTCCTCGCCGACTACGCGACCTTCTTGGAGTCCGGCGCGGCCGGTGAGTTCGACCCGAATTCCTCGGACCCGCTCGCATGGTATTCCAATGCCCTGGGTGACCGGCATCCCCATGATGTGCTGCGCAAATGGCGCATGGAAGGAAAGTGGCCGTGGCGCGCCCCGGAGCCGGGTGCGACCGCGCCGACGTCCTGA
- the cysD gene encoding sulfate adenylyltransferase subunit CysD, producing MSSSYNLSHLKVLEAESIHIIREVAAEFERPVMLYSIGKDSAVMLRLAQKAFHPGRLPFPLLHVDTTWKFRAMIEFRDRFCREQNLDLKIWINPEGQAQNINPFDHGSKKHTDVMKTAGLKQALNHYQFDAAFGGARRDEEKSRAKERVYSFRDRLHQWDPKNQRPELWNLYNCKVNKGESIRAFPLSNWTELDVWQYIHLENIPIVPLYFADVRPVVERDGTLIMVDDDRMRLRPGEVPMMKRVRFRTLGCYPLTGAIESTATTLPEIIEEMLLARNSERQGRMIDHDESGSMEQKKREGYF from the coding sequence ATCAGCAGCAGTTACAACCTCTCCCACTTGAAAGTGCTGGAGGCGGAGAGCATCCACATCATCCGCGAGGTCGCCGCCGAGTTCGAGCGGCCCGTGATGCTCTATTCGATCGGTAAAGATTCCGCCGTCATGCTGCGGCTGGCGCAGAAGGCGTTCCACCCCGGGCGCCTGCCGTTCCCGCTGCTGCACGTCGACACGACCTGGAAGTTCCGGGCGATGATCGAGTTCCGCGACCGGTTCTGCCGCGAGCAGAACCTCGACCTGAAGATCTGGATCAACCCCGAGGGGCAGGCCCAGAACATCAACCCGTTCGACCACGGCTCGAAGAAGCACACCGACGTCATGAAGACGGCGGGGCTAAAACAGGCGCTGAACCACTACCAGTTCGACGCCGCGTTCGGCGGCGCCCGGCGCGACGAGGAGAAGAGCCGGGCCAAGGAGCGCGTCTACAGTTTCCGCGACCGGCTGCACCAGTGGGACCCGAAGAACCAGCGGCCCGAGCTCTGGAACCTGTACAACTGCAAGGTGAATAAGGGCGAGAGCATCCGCGCGTTCCCGCTGAGCAACTGGACCGAGCTGGACGTCTGGCAGTACATCCACCTGGAAAACATCCCCATTGTTCCGCTCTACTTCGCCGACGTGCGCCCGGTCGTGGAGCGCGACGGCACACTCATCATGGTGGACGACGACCGCATGCGGCTGCGCCCCGGCGAGGTGCCGATGATGAAGCGCGTGCGGTTCCGCACCCTGGGGTGCTACCCGCTCACCGGGGCCATCGAGAGCACCGCGACGACCCTCCCAGAGATCATCGAGGAGATGCTCCTGGCCCGGAACTCCGAGCGCCAGGGCCGCATGATCGACCACGACGAGTCGGGCTCGATGGAGCAGAAGAAGCGCGAGGGGTATTTCTGA
- a CDS encoding Shedu anti-phage system protein SduA domain-containing protein has protein sequence MAQQFTSVTFDPKQCRTEIDEFGAMLRTKTELSEKYDIQPFFKSRMQASAYIGSFMRNIGPATQICFEYGFFGDYAADLVLGDKAYRQFCVIEFEDGRLQSIFKPSQTGNARVWSPRFEHGYSQIIDWYTMLDDLKKSERFKRDFGDGHIRFSAMLIIGRDAGITDSYDRFRLNWRADKVSVDSNNVICVTFDELHRHMDRQLRLTTNH, from the coding sequence GTGGCCCAGCAATTCACCAGCGTCACGTTCGATCCGAAGCAGTGTCGCACCGAAATCGATGAGTTCGGGGCCATGCTCCGGACCAAAACCGAGCTGTCAGAGAAGTACGACATCCAGCCGTTCTTCAAAAGCCGAATGCAGGCGTCCGCGTATATCGGTTCGTTCATGCGGAACATCGGCCCGGCCACACAAATCTGCTTTGAATACGGCTTCTTCGGTGACTACGCGGCCGACCTCGTTCTGGGCGACAAGGCGTACCGTCAGTTCTGCGTGATCGAGTTCGAGGACGGGCGGTTGCAGAGCATCTTCAAACCGTCACAGACCGGGAACGCGCGGGTGTGGAGCCCCCGGTTCGAGCACGGCTACTCGCAGATCATCGACTGGTACACGATGCTCGACGACCTGAAAAAGAGTGAGAGATTCAAACGGGATTTTGGGGACGGGCACATCCGGTTCTCGGCAATGCTTATCATCGGCCGGGACGCCGGGATCACGGACTCCTACGACCGGTTCCGGCTGAATTGGAGAGCCGACAAGGTCAGTGTCGATAGCAACAACGTGATCTGCGTGACGTTTGACGAACTTCACCGCCACATGGATCGGCAGCTGCGGTTGACCACGAACCACTGA
- the cysN gene encoding sulfate adenylyltransferase subunit CysN, whose product MQAVDLSQEDIHAYLARHQKKELLRFLTCGSVDDGKSTLIGRLLHDTKMIYEDQLAAVKRDSEKVGTTGAGEIDLALLTDGLKAEREQGITIDVAYRYFSTDRRKFIIADTPGHEQYTRNMATGASTCQLAIILIDARHGVQTQTRRHSFIVSLLGIRHVVVAINKMDLVGHSQEVFERIKDDYTGFVAKLGLPDITFIPMSALKGDNVASKSDAMPWYHGPALLDHLETVHIASDRNLTDLRFPVQYVVRPNLDFRGFAGTVASGILRKGDEVMALPSGKRSRVKSIVTYDGELDEAFAPQAVTVTLTDEVDVSRGDMLVRPDGPPHVSAQIEAMVVWMSEQPLVPGRTYTLKHTTRQVSAEVAAFRYGVDVNTLEHRAIARLGLNEVGHVQLALTQPLACDPYRTNAATGAFILIDRLTNNTVGAGMILEAGSGRAPGDVWGAEPAARLKLRQSLVAPAEREQRYKHVPVTVLLVGLTGSGKSRIAYGLERRLWDEGRAVTVLYGQNMRQGLNRDLGFTADDRSENLRRSAEVAKLMNDAGVITIAAFVAPHDAVREKAKQLIGRDRVLEVYCTAPMEVLRARDQSGAYRLADEGKIAQMPGVTAAFEEPKAPDLVLQTDQTNVEESVERIVALMKSKGYLH is encoded by the coding sequence ATGCAAGCTGTTGACCTGAGTCAGGAAGACATTCACGCCTACCTCGCCCGCCACCAGAAGAAAGAGCTGCTGCGGTTCCTCACCTGCGGCAGCGTCGACGACGGCAAGAGCACGCTCATCGGCCGGCTCCTGCACGACACCAAGATGATCTACGAGGACCAACTCGCCGCGGTGAAGCGCGACAGCGAGAAGGTGGGCACCACCGGGGCCGGCGAGATCGACCTCGCGCTGCTCACCGACGGCCTCAAGGCCGAGCGCGAGCAGGGCATCACCATCGACGTCGCGTACCGGTACTTCTCGACCGACCGGCGCAAGTTCATCATCGCCGACACCCCCGGCCACGAGCAGTACACGCGCAACATGGCCACCGGCGCCTCGACGTGCCAGCTCGCCATCATCCTCATCGACGCGCGCCACGGCGTGCAGACCCAGACGCGCCGGCACTCGTTCATCGTGTCGCTCCTGGGCATCCGCCACGTCGTCGTCGCGATCAACAAGATGGACCTCGTCGGGCACTCGCAGGAGGTCTTCGAGCGCATCAAGGACGACTACACTGGGTTCGTCGCCAAGCTCGGGCTGCCGGACATCACGTTCATCCCGATGTCCGCGCTGAAGGGCGACAACGTCGCGTCCAAGAGCGACGCGATGCCGTGGTACCACGGCCCGGCGCTGCTCGACCATCTGGAAACGGTCCACATCGCCAGCGACCGCAACCTGACCGACCTGCGGTTCCCGGTGCAGTACGTCGTGCGCCCGAACCTCGACTTCCGCGGGTTCGCCGGAACGGTGGCGTCCGGGATCTTGCGCAAGGGCGACGAGGTGATGGCGCTGCCGTCGGGCAAGCGCAGCCGGGTGAAGTCGATCGTGACCTACGACGGCGAACTGGACGAGGCGTTCGCGCCGCAGGCCGTGACCGTCACGCTGACCGACGAGGTGGACGTCAGCCGCGGCGACATGCTGGTGCGGCCCGACGGCCCGCCGCACGTCAGCGCCCAGATCGAGGCGATGGTGGTGTGGATGTCCGAGCAGCCGCTCGTGCCCGGCCGGACGTACACACTCAAGCACACCACGCGGCAGGTGTCGGCGGAGGTCGCGGCGTTCCGCTACGGCGTCGACGTCAACACCCTGGAGCACCGGGCCATCGCGCGGCTCGGGCTGAACGAGGTCGGGCACGTGCAGCTCGCCCTGACGCAACCACTGGCGTGCGACCCGTACCGCACCAACGCCGCGACCGGGGCGTTCATCCTCATCGACCGGCTGACGAACAACACGGTCGGCGCCGGCATGATCCTGGAGGCCGGCAGCGGCCGGGCGCCGGGCGACGTGTGGGGGGCGGAGCCGGCGGCCCGCCTCAAACTACGCCAGAGCCTCGTCGCACCCGCCGAGCGCGAGCAGCGCTACAAACACGTGCCGGTGACGGTGCTGCTGGTCGGGCTGACCGGGAGCGGCAAGAGCCGGATCGCCTACGGCCTGGAGCGCCGGCTGTGGGACGAGGGCCGCGCGGTGACGGTGCTGTACGGCCAGAACATGCGCCAGGGGCTGAACCGCGACCTCGGGTTCACGGCCGACGACCGCTCGGAGAACCTACGGCGCTCGGCCGAGGTCGCGAAGCTGATGAACGACGCGGGGGTGATTACGATCGCGGCGTTCGTGGCCCCGCACGACGCGGTGCGCGAGAAGGCGAAGCAGTTGATCGGGCGGGACCGCGTGCTGGAGGTGTACTGCACGGCCCCGATGGAGGTGCTGCGTGCGCGCGACCAGAGCGGCGCGTACCGGCTCGCCGACGAGGGCAAGATCGCGCAGATGCCGGGCGTGACGGCGGCGTTCGAGGAGCCGAAGGCGCCCGACCTCGTGCTGCAAACCGACCAAACCAATGTCGAGGAAAGCGTCGAGCGCATCGTCGCGCTGATGAAGTCGAAGGGTTACCTGCACTAG
- a CDS encoding TIGR03960 family B12-binding radical SAM protein, translated as MLNTAVREAVMRVLPRVKTPAQYSGGELHSVAKDHRQVRGKLCLCFPDAYTLGMSHHGFQVLYTIMNNDPQWACERAFAPWMDFEGELRRNRLPMYGLETFTPLYEFDVIGFSLQYEVCYTNLLTMIDLGGVPMFSNERMVTDPLVIAGGPGAQNPELLAPFVDLFIIGDGEESLPWVMEKWMALKEVAIREGDLTHKRRMEMLAELVGSTKWAYAPAFYVFDYHADGTIATVNRTRSDVPAQIESCTINQDLDAIPLPTKPVVSFVQTPHDRIAIEIMRGCPWQCRFCQSTVIKRPLRVRSVETIVQAALDSYRNTGMNEISLLSLSSSDYPHFEELVKRMHEVFGPLGVNVSLPSLRVNHQLRSVPQLMQGWRRAGLTLAPEVARDDMRTQIRKPIKNDDLIEGCREAFKAGMSHVKLYFLCGLPGERSVDLDGIVELAEAISEVGKQATGRYKEVTASVSNFIPKPHTPYQWNGMQTRDYFRWAGDYLHRQKRNKWVKIKQHDIETSLLEGILTRGDRRVAPGLHEAWKRGARFDGWKECFRPDIWWKSFADLGIDVDFYRSRQRPIGEKLPWDHVNVKKGRAYLEKEQERSVIQLRVMADAVSGEGGDKSPTGCGG; from the coding sequence ATGCTGAACACCGCCGTTCGTGAAGCCGTCATGCGGGTTTTGCCGCGCGTGAAAACGCCCGCTCAGTACTCCGGCGGCGAACTCCATTCCGTTGCGAAAGATCACCGCCAGGTGCGCGGAAAACTGTGTCTGTGCTTCCCGGACGCCTACACGCTCGGGATGAGCCACCACGGGTTCCAGGTGCTCTACACGATCATGAACAACGACCCGCAGTGGGCCTGCGAGCGGGCGTTCGCGCCGTGGATGGACTTCGAGGGCGAACTGCGCCGCAACCGACTGCCCATGTACGGGCTCGAGACCTTCACGCCGCTGTACGAGTTCGACGTGATCGGGTTCAGCCTCCAGTACGAGGTGTGCTACACGAACCTGCTCACGATGATCGACCTCGGCGGCGTTCCGATGTTCAGCAACGAGCGGATGGTGACGGACCCGCTCGTGATCGCGGGTGGCCCGGGCGCGCAGAACCCGGAACTCCTCGCGCCGTTCGTGGATCTTTTCATCATCGGCGACGGCGAAGAATCACTGCCCTGGGTGATGGAAAAGTGGATGGCGCTGAAAGAGGTCGCGATTCGTGAAGGGGATCTGACGCACAAGCGCCGGATGGAAATGCTGGCCGAACTGGTCGGCAGTACGAAGTGGGCCTACGCGCCCGCGTTCTACGTGTTCGACTACCACGCGGACGGCACCATCGCGACCGTCAACCGCACCCGGAGCGACGTGCCGGCGCAAATCGAGAGCTGCACGATCAACCAGGACCTCGACGCGATCCCGCTCCCGACGAAGCCGGTCGTGTCGTTCGTGCAGACGCCCCACGACCGCATCGCGATCGAGATCATGCGCGGGTGCCCGTGGCAGTGCCGGTTCTGCCAGTCCACGGTCATCAAGCGCCCGCTCCGGGTGCGCTCGGTCGAGACCATCGTTCAGGCCGCGCTCGACAGCTACCGCAATACCGGGATGAACGAAATCAGCCTGCTGTCGCTCTCGAGCAGCGACTACCCGCACTTCGAGGAGCTGGTCAAGCGGATGCACGAGGTGTTCGGGCCGCTCGGGGTCAACGTTTCTTTGCCGAGCCTGCGAGTGAACCACCAACTCCGTAGCGTCCCCCAACTGATGCAGGGGTGGCGCCGGGCCGGGCTGACGCTCGCGCCCGAAGTCGCACGCGACGACATGCGGACGCAGATCCGCAAGCCGATCAAGAACGACGACCTCATCGAAGGCTGTCGCGAAGCGTTCAAGGCGGGCATGTCGCACGTGAAGCTCTACTTCCTGTGCGGACTGCCGGGCGAGCGCTCGGTGGACCTGGACGGCATCGTGGAACTCGCGGAGGCGATCAGCGAGGTCGGGAAGCAGGCGACCGGGCGCTACAAGGAAGTGACCGCGAGCGTGTCCAACTTCATCCCGAAGCCGCACACGCCCTACCAGTGGAACGGGATGCAGACGCGCGACTACTTCCGCTGGGCCGGCGACTACCTGCACCGCCAGAAGCGGAACAAGTGGGTGAAGATCAAGCAGCACGACATCGAGACGAGCCTCCTCGAAGGCATCCTCACGCGCGGCGACCGGCGCGTGGCGCCCGGGCTCCACGAGGCCTGGAAGCGCGGCGCGCGCTTCGACGGCTGGAAGGAGTGCTTCCGCCCGGACATTTGGTGGAAGTCGTTCGCGGACCTGGGAATCGACGTGGACTTCTACCGCTCGCGGCAGCGGCCGATCGGCGAGAAGCTCCCGTGGGACCACGTCAACGTAAAGAAGGGCCGCGCGTACCTGGAGAAGGAACAGGAGCGGAGCGTCATTCAGCTCCGCGTGATGGCGGACGCCGTCAGCGGCGAGGGCGGGGACAAGAGCCCCACCGGGTGCGGGGGGTAA
- a CDS encoding glycosyltransferase, whose translation MHVILATVGTDGDVFPHLGLGSVLRERGHRVTLAAPETYRARAEALGLAFASLVTTAEVGRMLAHPDLFHPLRSGRMMARWGAPMIPRQYELLADLAREPGTVLVTNPGLLAGRLVQEKVRCPTASLLLQPGLVPSSTAPPKMTGGLTIPSWFPRPLRELYWLALDVAGYWLVARSLNSVRATLKLAPVRRLFRWWWSPDLVIGLFPNWYAEPQPDWPPQLRLAGFGRFDGTRNDLPDGVRAFCTAGSPPVAFTLGTGMTRARGFFRTAVAACESLGARGLLLTKYPEQLPARLPPTIRHCGFAPFRALLPLCGAVVHHGGIGTTAAALESGCPQLVLPLAWDQPDNAARVARLGVGASLGSRQRTSGHMARALARLVTPAVRARCAEVAAKARGENGLEVAAGWLEEFARAKF comes from the coding sequence ATGCACGTTATCCTCGCCACAGTGGGTACCGACGGGGACGTGTTCCCGCACCTCGGGCTCGGGTCGGTTCTGCGCGAACGCGGGCACCGGGTCACTCTGGCCGCGCCCGAAACGTATCGCGCCCGGGCGGAGGCGCTCGGGCTCGCGTTCGCGTCCCTCGTGACGACCGCGGAAGTCGGCCGGATGCTCGCCCATCCCGACCTCTTTCACCCGCTCCGCAGTGGTCGGATGATGGCCCGGTGGGGCGCCCCGATGATTCCCCGCCAGTACGAACTGCTGGCCGATCTCGCACGCGAGCCGGGAACCGTCCTCGTCACCAATCCCGGGCTTCTGGCCGGCCGGCTCGTTCAAGAGAAAGTGCGGTGCCCGACCGCATCTCTGCTCCTCCAACCCGGGCTGGTGCCGAGCAGCACCGCGCCGCCCAAAATGACCGGCGGGCTGACGATCCCGTCGTGGTTTCCCCGACCGCTGCGGGAGCTGTACTGGTTGGCACTCGACGTCGCAGGGTACTGGCTCGTCGCCCGATCACTCAATTCGGTTCGAGCCACGCTCAAATTAGCTCCTGTTCGGCGCCTGTTCCGCTGGTGGTGGTCGCCGGATCTCGTGATCGGGCTGTTCCCGAACTGGTACGCGGAACCGCAACCGGATTGGCCCCCTCAACTCCGGCTCGCCGGGTTCGGCCGGTTCGATGGCACGCGGAACGACCTGCCCGACGGCGTCCGGGCGTTCTGCACGGCCGGTTCGCCGCCGGTCGCGTTCACGCTGGGAACGGGGATGACGCGCGCGCGCGGGTTCTTTCGCACTGCGGTTGCTGCGTGCGAATCCCTCGGCGCACGCGGACTGCTCCTGACGAAATACCCGGAACAGCTCCCCGCCCGATTGCCGCCCACGATCCGTCACTGCGGGTTCGCCCCGTTCCGGGCGCTGCTTCCGCTGTGCGGGGCGGTGGTTCACCACGGCGGAATTGGAACGACTGCCGCCGCACTGGAGTCGGGGTGTCCACAACTCGTACTTCCGTTGGCGTGGGATCAACCCGACAACGCGGCTCGGGTTGCGCGATTGGGAGTGGGTGCGTCTCTCGGATCGCGGCAACGGACCTCTGGTCACATGGCCCGCGCGCTGGCTCGACTCGTGACCCCGGCCGTGCGTGCTCGGTGCGCGGAGGTCGCGGCCAAGGCGCGGGGAGAGAACGGGCTGGAAGTCGCCGCCGGGTGGCTCGAAGAGTTTGCCCGCGCCAAGTTTTGA
- a CDS encoding DUF1415 domain-containing protein produces the protein MPDAETVIEQTRRWISDVVIGLNLCPFARRVFDGGLIRFSVTDAVNGEALRTALALELKSLADTPAEQIETAILIHPHALGDFLDYNDFVVETESLLEELELTGVIQIAGFHPHYQFGGTRPDDVENYTNRSPFPMLHLLREDSVTAVNDDPEQLLEIPRRNIETLRRLGRARLQKMLGRITT, from the coding sequence ATGCCGGACGCAGAAACCGTGATCGAACAGACGCGCCGGTGGATTTCGGACGTGGTGATCGGACTGAACCTGTGCCCGTTCGCCCGGCGCGTGTTCGATGGCGGGCTGATCCGGTTCTCGGTCACCGACGCGGTTAACGGGGAAGCGCTCCGAACCGCTCTGGCCCTCGAACTCAAGTCCCTTGCCGATACTCCCGCCGAACAGATCGAAACCGCGATTCTGATTCACCCGCACGCACTCGGCGACTTCCTCGATTACAACGATTTCGTTGTCGAAACCGAATCCCTGCTCGAGGAACTCGAGCTGACCGGCGTGATCCAAATCGCGGGGTTCCACCCGCACTATCAGTTCGGTGGGACGCGCCCGGACGACGTGGAGAACTACACCAACCGGTCGCCGTTCCCCATGCTGCACCTGCTGCGCGAGGACAGCGTTACCGCCGTAAACGACGACCCGGAACAGCTCCTCGAGATCCCGCGGCGGAACATCGAAACGCTCCGCCGGCTGGGGCGCGCCCGCCTCCAAAAAATGCTCGGTCGCATAACAACCTGA